From the genome of Pseudomonas sp. WJP1:
TTTGCTCCGGGCCTCGAAGGTCAGGTGCAGCTCGGCGGCCCAGTCGGGTTGAGGGTCGATTCTGCGATGAATCACCAGCATCGGAAAGCTTCCAGCAATGGACAATGCTCAGGCTAGAGCAAGGGGCTTGCCAATCCGGGGATGCGTAGGAAATGCCTGTAGGCAGCGTAGGAAAAGTTTCTGGGTGATCAGGATTTTGACTGAAATTGGTGCGCAGGTTCTTCCCTGTGCACCAAGTTGAAGCTCGGCGCGTGTGCATTGGCGGGGCTTATTCTGTGCTGCCGAGCCCCTGCCAATGCTTGAGGCCGATAAAGATGAACCGCAGCTGCTGGGTGATCTTTGCTTGCGGCGTCAAGTGCTCGGGTAGCGCTTCGACGGGTGGGTCGATGATGTCCGGCAAGGTGGCGAACACGCTTTTGACGATCAGGTCCGCCATGACGCTCAGGCCGGCCATGTCCAGGTGTTGCAGTTTCGGCATCAAGGACAGGTCGGCAGCCAGGTCCGAACTGATGTTCTCGCGCAGGCGACCGATGGCCAGGCGCACCGGCAATGAGCCGCCGTACTGCTCTCTGGCCAGAAACAGGAATTGCGAACGGTTGGCCGACACCACATCGAGAAATATCCGCACGGACGCATCGATGATGCCACCCATGACGAACTCGTTGTGCCGCACCAGGCGAATGGTTTCGCGGAAGGTTTGGCCGACTTCGCTCACCAGCACCAGGCCGAGTTCATCCATGTCGGCGAAATGCCGGTAGAAACCGGTGGGGACGATCCCGGCGGTTTTCGCAACTTCGCGCAGGCTCAGGCTGCCAAATCCTCGGCCGCCCTCCATCAAATGGCGGGCCGCGTCCATCAAGGCGTTGCGGGTTTGTTGTTTCTGTTCGGCGCGGGGCAGCATTGCAAGGGCGTTTTCTGAAAAGGACTGCGGCGCACTCTAGCAAATAGGCTTTGCCGGCGTCGAACGACATGGGGGTAGATCAGGCGGGGGAGGTGCAGTTTCAACAAAGGTAATGACCAGAAAATCAAAAGCCCAATCCGGTGATTGGGCTTTTTTTCACGGCCACCATGGGCTTAGCTCATGGAACTGTTGCGTTCGATGACACGGTCACCACCGCCTTCGGCAACGGTTTGACCTTGTGGAGTTTGATCGTAGCCGTCTTCAGTGATCAGGCCTTTTTCTCTCAGGCGATCGTTACCACCTTCGGCGACGGTTTGACCGGGAGTGCGGTCGGAGCCATCAGCGGCGACGGTTTGACCTGGGGTACGGTCGGAACCATCAGCGGCGACGGTTTGACCTGGGGTACGGTCGGAACCATCAGCAGCGACGGTTTGACCAGGGGTGCGGTCGGAGCCATCAGCGGCAACGGTTTGGCTGAACACCGAGTGAGTGTCTTTCACTTGCGGGGTGGCCTGGTCAGCGGCCGGCAGCGCAAAAGCGGTGCTGGCCAGCATTGAAAGTGTAAGGCTAAGCAGAAGTTGGCGTTTCATGATGGGGTGCTCCGTAGGAGGGCGATAAATTGGGTACGAAGGCAATGCTACTCTTGATAAGTCGATATAAAAGTTCATAAACGCAATGTTAATAATCAACGGAATTGATTGTTCTCTACAGCCCTTCTAAACCGGGCCTTTGCGGCGCACCGAGGTGGGTATTTTCGACTCAATCGCGCCACGCAAAAGTGCGGGGCCGGTAACGCTGAGTGGGATCAGGGCGCCGTGTTCAATCGGTCAATGGCAGCAAAATCGGATTTTCGATTAAACCTGCGGGCTATTTGCCAGTCGTAGACTGCATAACGGGCCGGTTCTGGCCCTGCGTTTCTCCTGAGCATCGCGATCGTGACGCTCAGCCGTATCAGGAGCCCTGTGCAATGACGCGCACCCGTAAGATTCTCGCCTGGAGCATGACCAGCTTCGTTGTGTTGTTGGCCGTGCTGGTGCTGGTCATCGTGTTCTTCGACTGGAACCGGATCAAACCGCCCCTCAATGCCAAGGTGTCTGAAGAGCTGCACCGTCCGTTCGC
Proteins encoded in this window:
- a CDS encoding TetR family transcriptional regulator; translation: MLPRAEQKQQTRNALMDAARHLMEGGRGFGSLSLREVAKTAGIVPTGFYRHFADMDELGLVLVSEVGQTFRETIRLVRHNEFVMGGIIDASVRIFLDVVSANRSQFLFLAREQYGGSLPVRLAIGRLRENISSDLAADLSLMPKLQHLDMAGLSVMADLIVKSVFATLPDIIDPPVEALPEHLTPQAKITQQLRFIFIGLKHWQGLGSTE